In one Bacillus sp. PK3_68 genomic region, the following are encoded:
- a CDS encoding ABC transporter permease: MELQSQPPAQLPAAPAEKKRSVWKSPLFKNKLSVMSGIIIIMIILISLFAPLISPYDPDVQDLSKSLEPASSAHWFGTDMQGRDILSRIIYGTRTTLLGAVFVVLLSVVVGVPLGLISGYFGGKIDNLINRVWDVLLAFPTILLAFIIVATFGRGFENAVIALGIVYVPMIARLVRSVTLVEKEQSYIDAAQALGYSHARIIFRHILPNCLSPIIVQVAIDFAYAIIDLAALSFLGLGVQPPTADWGYMLSEGREYLLISPNTALAAGFSIMITVIAFNLFGDGLQSQLDPKQRKAS, from the coding sequence ATGGAACTCCAAAGTCAGCCACCTGCACAACTGCCGGCAGCTCCAGCAGAGAAAAAAAGAAGTGTATGGAAGTCACCGCTTTTCAAAAATAAATTGTCAGTGATGTCGGGAATAATTATTATTATGATAATACTTATTTCGCTGTTTGCCCCGCTGATTTCTCCATATGATCCTGATGTGCAGGACCTGAGCAAATCATTAGAGCCTGCTTCCTCTGCACATTGGTTTGGCACTGACATGCAAGGGAGGGATATTTTAAGCAGGATCATTTATGGAACGAGAACAACCTTGCTCGGAGCAGTGTTTGTCGTATTGCTATCAGTTGTTGTCGGCGTTCCACTAGGCCTTATCTCCGGCTATTTTGGAGGTAAGATTGATAACCTTATAAACCGTGTCTGGGACGTTCTTCTCGCTTTTCCAACCATCTTACTCGCATTCATTATTGTTGCCACATTTGGAAGAGGCTTTGAAAACGCTGTAATCGCGCTAGGTATCGTGTATGTTCCGATGATTGCCAGGCTTGTTCGCTCTGTGACACTTGTAGAAAAAGAGCAATCCTACATCGATGCAGCTCAAGCTTTAGGATATTCCCATGCACGTATCATCTTCCGGCACATTTTACCTAATTGCCTGTCACCGATTATTGTTCAAGTCGCAATCGACTTCGCCTATGCGATCATCGATTTGGCGGCATTGAGCTTTCTAGGACTGGGTGTACAGCCTCCGACGGCAGACTGGGGATACATGCTGTCAGAAGGAAGGGAATATTTACTCATTTCTCCGAATACGGCTTTAGCAGCAGGTTTTTCTATTATGATCACCGTGATTGCGTTTAATTTGTTTGGCGACGGTTTGCAAAGCCAGCTAGACCCAAAACAGCGAAAAGCAAGTTAA
- a CDS encoding ABC transporter permease, which translates to MTSYIIRRLLFLVPILFIVSVLIFGMSRLVPGDPAIIMAGGHQTSPEVLDNIREKYHLNKPVIEQYAIWLKNVAVGDLGESFKMKQSVTNMIVERLPLTFQLIVMSMIFTLIIAIPLGILSAVKKNTWMDHLSTLFAFVGVSSPVFFTGILMVLLFSYHLDWLPAFGAGSGFNENLLHLLLPSFALSFNMIALNSRITRSGMIEVMNTNYIQTAVAKGLPRKAIIFKHALRNALIPLVTVTGIQIGVLIVGTVLVEYTFGLGGLGSLIINGVQTSDYPVVQGTMLFMVVVFLLINLVVDVLYAVIDPRIRYK; encoded by the coding sequence TTGACTAGCTATATTATAAGGAGACTTCTCTTTTTAGTTCCCATATTATTCATTGTATCTGTTCTCATTTTTGGCATGTCAAGACTGGTACCCGGGGATCCGGCAATCATCATGGCGGGCGGACACCAAACGTCACCGGAAGTCTTAGATAATATCCGTGAAAAATACCACTTGAATAAGCCGGTTATAGAACAATATGCCATCTGGTTGAAGAACGTGGCTGTAGGAGATTTGGGCGAGAGTTTCAAAATGAAGCAATCTGTCACAAATATGATCGTGGAGCGCCTGCCGCTCACATTTCAATTAATTGTCATGAGTATGATCTTTACCTTGATCATCGCCATACCGCTTGGTATATTGTCAGCTGTTAAGAAAAACACTTGGATGGATCACCTTTCAACTTTATTCGCTTTCGTGGGAGTATCTTCTCCTGTGTTCTTCACCGGTATTTTGATGGTACTGTTATTTTCCTACCATTTGGATTGGCTGCCTGCTTTTGGAGCGGGGAGCGGATTTAATGAGAACTTGCTTCATTTGCTGCTTCCTTCTTTCGCACTGAGCTTCAATATGATCGCTTTAAACTCCAGAATTACAAGAAGCGGTATGATTGAAGTAATGAACACGAACTATATTCAAACAGCTGTAGCGAAAGGGTTGCCGCGAAAAGCCATTATTTTCAAACATGCATTGAGAAATGCACTTATACCACTTGTCACTGTAACCGGAATCCAAATCGGTGTTCTCATTGTAGGAACAGTGCTTGTTGAATACACATTTGGTCTGGGAGGGCTGGGCAGTCTTATTATTAACGGGGTCCAAACGAGTGATTACCCCGTTGTTCAGGGAACCATGCTTTTTATGGTGGTTGTCTTCCTGCTGATCAACCTTGTCGTTGATGTTCTTTATGCTGTTATCGATCCAAGAATACGCTATAAATAG
- a CDS encoding ABC transporter substrate-binding protein, which translates to MQRKGNLAFVLLSAFLLFIFAGCSGKKDAGSENGGKDSENGGTVTIGIAQDAVAIDPAFSYDFATGPVVNSITEGLLKFDKNGELLPNLAKEWENPDEKTYIYHIRDDVTFSDGSPMTMEDVMFSMERIKDPATASYVGWMYENVEKIEQDGDWTIKVTLSEPDALWQYVPATTAGHVISKKYFEEHKENFGKPEGGLLGTGSFKFVSWQTGSEIVLEKNENYWNKEGGPYVDKAVFKVIPEGTTRITGLKTGQLNIATELPLDLVEKIKEMDNVRLDTSDSYLIDGIEFNTQRKPFDDPKVRQAMNYALDKDKILKQIVKDAGIPAEGSTVPPVMWTFSKDKWEAAKKELPDYSSNIKKAKKLLAESSVPNGFKATISTDGDSLRMNAALALQAAVKPLGIELEVEKLTGEELMTRTFGGARDYDIAVQNWGSDFPDPSGNLSPLFHSANTADGGANYANYKNPEVDKLLEEQNKLINHDKRAELMIQAQKIIAEDSPWITLSHQKQMMAMTNNVEGYHITPLWYWDNILKTLN; encoded by the coding sequence ATGCAGAGAAAAGGAAATTTGGCATTCGTTTTATTAAGTGCTTTTCTACTGTTTATATTTGCAGGCTGTTCCGGAAAAAAAGATGCCGGCTCAGAAAATGGTGGAAAAGATAGCGAGAATGGCGGAACGGTTACAATCGGGATTGCACAGGACGCCGTTGCCATTGATCCGGCCTTTTCCTACGATTTTGCGACAGGACCAGTCGTTAACTCCATCACAGAAGGATTGCTTAAATTCGATAAAAACGGCGAGCTTCTTCCTAACCTTGCAAAAGAATGGGAGAATCCTGATGAGAAGACATACATTTATCATATCCGCGATGACGTGACCTTCTCAGATGGAAGTCCGATGACAATGGAAGATGTTATGTTTTCAATGGAAAGAATTAAAGATCCTGCAACCGCTTCCTATGTAGGCTGGATGTATGAAAATGTAGAGAAGATTGAACAAGATGGGGATTGGACAATTAAAGTCACATTATCAGAGCCTGATGCTTTGTGGCAATATGTACCTGCAACAACTGCTGGACATGTAATTTCTAAAAAGTATTTTGAGGAACATAAAGAAAACTTCGGCAAGCCAGAAGGTGGACTATTGGGTACAGGGTCCTTTAAGTTTGTAAGCTGGCAAACAGGATCAGAAATTGTTTTGGAGAAAAATGAAAATTACTGGAATAAAGAGGGCGGCCCTTATGTGGATAAAGCGGTTTTCAAAGTGATTCCCGAGGGCACAACGAGAATTACCGGGTTGAAAACGGGGCAATTAAATATTGCCACAGAGCTTCCTCTCGATCTAGTGGAAAAAATAAAAGAAATGGATAATGTGAGATTGGATACGTCAGATTCATATTTAATAGATGGTATCGAGTTTAATACACAAAGAAAGCCATTTGATGATCCTAAGGTAAGACAAGCAATGAACTATGCGCTTGATAAAGATAAAATTTTAAAGCAGATTGTTAAAGATGCGGGGATTCCTGCTGAAGGGTCAACTGTGCCGCCAGTCATGTGGACGTTTTCTAAAGATAAGTGGGAAGCTGCAAAGAAAGAGTTGCCTGACTACTCTTCCAACATAAAAAAAGCAAAGAAATTATTGGCAGAATCAAGTGTGCCGAACGGCTTCAAAGCGACCATTTCCACTGATGGAGACAGTCTCCGAATGAATGCTGCTTTGGCGTTGCAAGCTGCAGTCAAGCCGCTTGGCATTGAATTAGAGGTTGAAAAGCTGACTGGAGAGGAATTGATGACCCGTACATTCGGCGGCGCCAGAGATTATGATATTGCGGTGCAAAACTGGGGGTCGGATTTCCCAGATCCTTCAGGAAACTTAAGTCCGTTATTCCACTCAGCTAACACAGCTGATGGCGGTGCCAATTACGCCAACTATAAAAATCCAGAAGTTGATAAGCTGCTTGAAGAACAAAACAAGTTGATCAACCATGACAAACGTGCAGAGCTAATGATTCAAGCACAAAAAATCATTGCGGAAGATTCGCCATGGATCACACTAAGCCATCAAAAACAAATGATGGCAATGACCAATAACGTGGAAGGTTATCATATCACTCCATTATGGTATTGGGATAATATCTTAAAAACATTAAATTAA
- a CDS encoding class I SAM-dependent methyltransferase, whose amino-acid sequence MILIRSSMYLDFLSKFGVGGAHPGGIHLTKEIFKTEEINNTSYVLDVGCGTGQTAAYLADRYGAKVMGMDINPIMIEKAKKRMKKHRFPVEIIQGSIENFPLPDETFDVIISESVLAFANKPRSLKEIFRLLKSDGRFIANELTVNKHLGANNEEEIKRFYGLDDLLTEKEWLALFKQTSFKNLHIYRPTHVFFPNYSMPEFHHSKYIEPQLHAVSNQHFYMMAKYHGILDHRVFLCTK is encoded by the coding sequence GTGATTTTAATTAGAAGTTCAATGTACTTAGATTTTTTATCAAAGTTTGGTGTCGGTGGTGCACATCCCGGCGGTATCCATTTAACAAAAGAAATCTTCAAAACTGAAGAAATAAATAATACCTCTTATGTTTTAGATGTGGGATGTGGCACTGGCCAAACAGCTGCCTATCTAGCTGATCGCTATGGAGCCAAGGTAATGGGAATGGATATTAATCCCATCATGATAGAGAAAGCTAAAAAAAGAATGAAAAAACATCGATTCCCCGTAGAAATTATTCAAGGATCTATAGAAAATTTCCCGTTACCAGATGAGACATTTGATGTTATTATTTCTGAATCTGTTCTTGCTTTTGCAAACAAGCCTAGATCTCTTAAAGAAATTTTCCGATTACTGAAAAGTGATGGCCGATTTATTGCTAATGAGCTCACAGTTAACAAACACCTGGGAGCAAACAATGAGGAAGAAATCAAACGATTTTATGGATTGGATGACCTTCTTACAGAGAAAGAATGGTTAGCCTTATTTAAACAAACCAGCTTTAAAAACCTCCATATTTATAGACCAACACACGTCTTCTTCCCAAATTATTCAATGCCTGAGTTTCATCATTCAAAATATATTGAACCACAGCTTCATGCAGTATCGAACCAACATTTCTATATGATGGCAAAATACCACGGAATTCTGGACCATAGAGTGTTTTTGTGTACAAAATAG